The window CCTCCGATTCCAGCTGCGGAGAGACAGGAAGTACAGTGTGGGTATGTTTGTCTGGGTGGTGGGGTGCACATAGGCCTGGCTTACATGGAGTAAGTGTAggttttaattatgtatttaattattaatttgaaagagaggtGTCTCATccgttggctcactccctgaatggctgtgacaagccaggctgaagccgggagctccatccaggtctcccgtatcagcgcagggacctaagtgcttgagccatcctctggctGCCGTcacaggtgcgttagcagggagcttggagaACTGTTcaatggagccaggaaccagatctGGGCCCTGGCAGTGTCTTAACTCGTTCGCTAAACACCGTGCCCTTGTATTTTGGGAGGGACTGTCTGAAGGTGACCCGATGGCCAAGCGCCTGTAGCTGCAGGTGCACTATGACACATGCCCTGGGGCCCCTGGGGCTCTGATGTGGGACTTGCCTCCAGGGATGGTTAGGGTGGGAGGCAAAGGGCCCCCTGCCACTCACCAGGACCCAGTCCTGCTCCAAGCATGACTGGTACCGGAACTGGCAAATGAGGACTTTATGGGACGGCCATGATGGTGGTGTCCACTCAATAAATGCTTCCAGGGGCTCATCCTCCGAGAAGTCCACAACGGGTGACAACTGGGGGACACTCGGTTTCACTGGGGGGGTGGCGAGAGGTCAGGGTAAGGAGAGGGAGAATTTGACCACACCATCCCCTCCCTTGGGGcaacctctcccctccccagcacGCTACCTCGGGTTTCCAGGTTCACAGAGATTGGGGATCCCAAGGGCTGGTCCGCCTGGGACATCCAAACCAAGAGTTTGTCCAAGGTGCTCAGCTGCTCCCGGGGGATGGtcacccagctctgcccagcagcCACTTTCACGGTGTGCGTCCTGTTGGGGTGACTGGGAGGAGACATACGTGtgtgtcttcagattggctcagctctggccattgaagccacttggagagtgaatcggtggatggaagatcttcctccctgtttctcttcctctatatgtctgactttccaatgaaaaacaataaataaatctcgaaaacaaaaaaagaaaagaaaagggggtCTGACTCTcccatcctccatccattgaAAAAGACACCCTATTTGGAGCTGGGTTAAGATGGcacatttcatgtgttttttttttttttaaagatttattttatttttgttgcaacgtcagttatacagagaggaggagagacagagaggaagatcttccgtctgctggttcactccccaagtggccacaatggccagagctgagacaatccaaagccaggagccaggagcgtctcccgggtctcccatgcaggtgcagggtcccaaggctttgggccgtcctccactgctttcccaggccacaggcagggagctgggtgggaagtggggctgccgggatttgaaccagcgtccatatggaatcctggggcgttcaaggtgagaactttagccacaatgccatcccactgggcccaatagAGAGATCTtatattttctggttcattctctaaatggctgcaatggttggagctggaccTGGCTTAGGGCAggaagagcttcttccagctctctgatgcgggtgcaggatcacaagtgCTTGGACTAtgctctgttgctctcccaggtgcattagctgggagctgagtgggaagcggagcagccacaGACCCTTCCGCGCCCAAATGGGATGGCAACTTtgccagctatgccacaacacaggcctgTGGTGTGTGTATTTTAACTATTAAACGGAGAAAAGTAAAAACACGCCTCCCACTATGGCGACCACCTCTCTCTAAAGTTTTTCAGTCTCCCCTTGTTTAGCCCCATTTGAAGATtgtatttttatcggaaagtcagatatacagagaggaggagagacagagaggaagagccaggattagaaccggcacccatatgggatcctggcacgtgcaaggcgaggactttagccgcttgacCACCGCACCGGCCCTGTTTACCCCAATTCAAAACCGGCAAGTTCCCTGGGGCTGGTGCAAGGGAAATAcctgggatactggcatcccatatgtacgctggttctaatcccggcagctccacttcccatccagccccctgcttgtagcctgggaaaggaggggaggacggcccaaagctttgcatgagccccactccccccactcagAGGAAGCCACGGGCCCTctgccttcggatcggctcagctctggccatagtggccacttggggagtgaaccagcagacggaagatcttcctctctgtctctcctcctctctgtatatcagactttccaacaacaacaacaacaaaaattaataaatcttaaagaaaaaaaaagaaatgcttgacACTGTGAAGGTTTTTCTCCTTGTTTCTAGAACGCTTAACTCACTAAAGTTCTCACCAACAACTCCATCACCACTGATACCTCTTAGAGGAGGAAGCCCAGAGTTAATAAGTAACCGAATTCACAtagcaagaacacacacacacacacacaaaaccgcAAAGTGTAGGTGAGGGCGCCGGCCTCCGAGCCTGCTTCCCCAGGCGCGCGGCCGGCCATGCAGCCTACTCACTACTTCTGgctctgcaggtgcagctggaCCGGAGCTGCTGCGTCCCCACGCGCCTCCCACGAGCAGTTCAGGTCGCCCAGGGGCGCGATCCTGTGGCACTGCCGCACCGCCGCGCTGCCTGCAGGGGAAGCCAGAGAGACTgggggtgggtgctgctgccagatcccacctccctccccaccctgatgaACCTGACCGCGTCCTGGGTGTGGCGGGGGGCCTGAGACCCTGGCGGAGGATGatctccggggggggggggattggggGGGGGCACCTGAAAGGACACGGGGCGGCAGGAAACGGGGCTCTGggcaccccaccacacacacacacacacacacacacacacactggcccgaGACTGTCAGCCACATCCTGTCGCcacttccccccaccccgccatccTCCTAGCGCCTCTGCTCCGCACCCCGTTCCCAGGCTGGAGCTTAGGGGACAGAGACAGACGCGCAACCCCAGCACCCCCGCTGCGCACGAGTCCCACCCACCCTGTCACTCACCTCGCGAGCGGCTCGTTTGGAGCAGCAGCAATAACCCCAGTGCTTGCCACAGCCCCCAGAAGCGGGTGACCCAGGACCCCCGCATGGCGCCCGGCGGCGCcccggggcccggcggcgaggcCGGAAAGCGCGAGCCAGCCAGCGATGCTGGTCGCCGCCGCCTGAGCACCTTGCGCGCTCCTCCCCGCCCCGGCGCGCGGCAGGAAGTTCCCGGCAGGGCCGGGAGGGGGGGAcggggcgtggcttggctggggTTTTGGGGAGGCGGaacccctcttcctcctcccccatcccGCGTTCCCCAACGCTAGCGACGACACAAAACCCTCGGAAGCCTTTGACACACTTTATTTGTTTCATGGTGCACCCAAAGGGGTTATCCAGGAGGCCAacctggagggggtggggtccAGCCTGcgtccctggggtgggggtgggggggtccaagAGTctaggcaggcagggctgggacccTGGGGACATTGCTTCGAGTTGGAAGGAAAGGCGAAGGCAGGAGTGTTGGAGAGGGGATGATGTCTGAGCTCAGAGCGCAAGTCTGGGATCTGCAGGTGACAGAACCCGGGATGCGGGATGGCGCGGAGGAGGGCAGGccggggcaggagagggctgccTGCCGTGGCCGGGGGATCTCGGGCCGGGGTCTCGGGCTGGGACTCAGCACAGGACGCTGATTTCGCTCTTGGTGCAACCCCACTTGCAGCAGTTGCTGGAGAGGCCTGACAGGACATCCCGGCCACCTCGGATGGCTCCCTGCCAGGCGGGCCGGCTGCCACTGCTGTAGAAGGCCTGCGGGGGCTTGGTCAGTGCCAGCCATTCGCTGGAGCTCACGGTGTCCTCCAGCTCTCCTGCGACCAGGCTGTCTGCGTCAGCCACCACCTCAGCGAAGGCTTCACCTGCAgagaagacagaaggagaagGGTCAGGACCCCCAAAGACCCCCAGCCTCATGCTGCCTGCCAACCCTGGGGTTCTGTTTCCCATCGTGACTTTTCCCTTCTGGTTATTGAATCTCCCTGCTCTTTATTTAtggaggagccagaagctgggacagACGGACGGTAGATCCCAGCCTCTCCACGTTACAATCCTCAGCGAGTGAAATCTCCCTGCGGCCTGCATGCGTCctgggatggaaagtggggtttgGAGGAGGGCTGATTGTCATCAAGCCCCTCGGTTGAATGCCAAGCTGTTTCTATTCACCAAAACGCTTCCAACCACATCTGCCGTGGGAGCCACGAGCCCAGGAACCTGCGTTGTGACCCATGTGTGTACCAGATGCTGCCAGGAGTGAGTTTGTGAGATCTGCCCTCTCTATGCCTCGAGATGCCAATGGTGGACCCATTTACCAGAGGCGACGACTGAAGCAGAGCCAGGTAGCAAACTGGCACACAGCTAGCAAGGTGGCACACACCCTGGGCCCTTGAACCCAAGAGGTCAGAGGACATTTCATTGTCACAATTTTGAGTGGCAGCTGCTCGGCTGGCTCAGCTTGGGACTTGGAACGCAGCCCTGGACATGGCCTGCTGTTCcctgctccttcctcccctcAGCCCCACCAACCACGGCGTCCCGGCTCCCCAAGCCAGGCTGAGGGTCTCCTCAGTTGCATGCAATGAGGCAGGGGAGGGTCTTGTGTCCCCTctggccaacacacacacacacacacacacacctgcacacaccccgcccagcctgcacacctgtgcCCAGACTCTCGGACCGCCTCCAGCGGGAGCCGCCGCAGGTAAAGATGACAGCCCGAATGAACTCCCGGCCACAGAGCTTCACCCCATAGGGCGCTGCCCGGGCCTGCGTCCCTGGCCATCGCtccccagccagcagcagcagcagcagcagcagcagagagagcctGGCCATGCTGGACACAGCACTGGGGCAGGATACAACTCCAGTCCGCGTCTGCCCTGCCTCCTGGTCGCCCAGACAATTTATACCTTGTGCGGCACTGCACCCCGCCTGATGGAGGCCATCACCTCCCTTATCTCCCTCAACACGGGGGGCACTCActgccccctcctctctccccgcCGTGACCCAACCTTTCCCGTCGCCAGCAAGGAGTAGTGATAACCTTTAGCCGGGGGACAGGCAATACAGCTCAGCTTGCTGTCATCTTGCGTGGGGTGGGTGAGAAGACCTTGACTGGGCACAGACAGGAAGGGGGGGAGGGTGGAGGACTCAGCCAGACCCCCAGAGTGTAGGCATCACTCATTCCCATCTCAGTAACAATGAAGATGGAGTGAATTCTACAACCCTGTGGTGGGGAGGGATAGCCGTCAATACTTTCTAGCTATGTAATTCTTTTAAAGctttttcttcttaagatttatttatttatttattttattggaaaggcagatttacagagagaagagacagaaacatcttccattcaatggttcactctccaagtggtcgcaaacagccggggctgagctgatccgaagataggagccaggagtgtcttccgggCACCCACCCTGCCACCACCAGGGTATCACCGTTGCCATCAGCATGATGAGGGGCAGCTCTGCATTGTTAGGGGCCAGGGCACTGGGACAGGTCAGAATGAGAGCCACTAAGGGCTTGCTTATCATGtttaaaatggaaagagaatCCAGAGGGCCTCTGagagtcaggccaaagcacctACCTGTATATGTAGGAgcccggggctgggggcaggcaaggccaggctatgctgcagccagggctggggtgggctgggctgcactgggccatagcacctaccagcatgtgcaagaactACAGGAACAGTAGGGGCTTGTCGGGGTCacccagactaggctgcagcgcctgccggtgagcacaagaactgggGTGGGCTTAGCAGGGGTTTTTCAGGATTGCCCAGACGGATCCACGGCATTCACCAGCTTGTGCGAGAGCCAGGGCCGGGGATGAGACTGGATCAGGAAACTGCACCCTCTGGTACATGCACACTGAGGTGGGTACGGACAGCCAACAGGCGTTAGAAAGACACCCCTCTGGTGTAACTCCTCGGAAGACTCAACACCACACAAGGAACACCCTCAGAGCAGTCTTCATTAACCACGACCATCTTCATTCCTGGGTGCTGAcatagtctgacagcaaggagcaacatactgtctcccctctcccccaggccCCCTACCCTCCCACCTCAAGCAGACaggttgtgcccagattttgcgGATCCCCAGCAAATCATCAGGCGGTTTGGTCAGACTAATGGGGCTCCCAGCAGCCACCCCAGCCCAGAaggatgggggtgcagggtcggGGGGTCGGGGGGTGAGCAGCAGCAGCCGTGGCCGAAGCAAGaaaagctgcagcagaagcagcagaaggagagagccaggttggacagcacagggttttatacatttcaggccagtTCCACACAATTCTACAGTCACGATCGGTCAGTTTAACTtttaaaagagcaagttggcaggcttctatcaGTGGGTTTGAAGCAAGAAACTTTCAAATAGTGCAAACTGTCCTGCCGGTGTCCTGccggtgtcctgccgggtgtcctgCCGGGGTGTCACTAGGCTGCCTGGCCTGGAGGTCACACAGCCCCCCAGCCGAGCAAgcaaggcagaatcacaaaagcagaaaacacttcgctacttcagacacaggaggaaaaatggaaatatttgtttgtttcttattacatttttctttactttttcaaagatatatttacttatattggaacgtcagatatagagagaggaggagagacagagaggaagatcttccctctgatggttcactccccaagtggccacaatggccggagctgagccaatccgaagtcgggagccaggagcttcctctgggtctcccacgcgggtgcagggtcccaaggctttgggccgtcctccactgctttcccaggccacaggcagggagctggatgggaagtggagcagctgggacttgaaccggagcCCGTACGGGATGCCAGGGCcatgaaggaggaggattagccagttgaaccatcatacCAGGCCCCCAGATAATACATCTtcgaaaagtaaataaatatcgtagtgtttaagaaaattaaaactgaaagagAACTGTTCAAggattgtttgtttatttggaaagcagagttacagaggacagAGAGGGAACCTTCCATTGGCTGCGTCCGCTTCATATTAGCACCTTGTGTTGCTGCCCTTTCTAAGCCACacgctcctggccctggcttgccCCCTGTGGGTGTCGGGGCCGAGGGCcgagactctgggagg is drawn from Ochotona princeps isolate mOchPri1 unplaced genomic scaffold, mOchPri1.hap1 HAP1_SCAFFOLD_1989, whole genome shotgun sequence and contains these coding sequences:
- the RLN3 gene encoding relaxin-3, yielding MARLSLLLLLLLLLAGERWPGTQARAAPYGVKLCGREFIRAVIFTCGGSRWRRSESLGTGHEAGGEAFAEVVADADSLVAGELEDTVSSSEWLALTKPPQAFYSSGSRPAWQGAIRGGRDVLSGLSSNCCKWGCTKSEISVLC